Proteins encoded within one genomic window of Bradyrhizobium sp. 186:
- a CDS encoding AraC family transcriptional regulator — MNQGHPASEILKNVNLPAKEVYSSKTRISLKQLLTACKNAVRLSRDPHLAYRIGASIHISTYGMYGFAILCCPDFRRTMQFATRYHMLAAPLAAISFSEENGSATWSIEPNLHATTDPALYRFITEMQIGIHISLMRDVMGPAFAPDEICLAYPGVGDAGFPKDELRCRIGFAKPANKIVFRSTWLEQEASLGNKTTYPSIVALCDDLLDDLILRIGVAGKVRELLLTDIANPPTSSEAARLLGMNDRSLRRKLRQQGLSYRGLLDELRTQIAVKYLRTTRLSNDDIALALGFSDAANFRRAFHRWTNKAPSDIRAE, encoded by the coding sequence TTGAACCAGGGGCACCCGGCCAGCGAGATATTGAAGAACGTCAATCTGCCGGCGAAGGAGGTGTATTCCTCGAAAACCCGGATCTCGCTCAAGCAATTGCTGACAGCCTGCAAGAATGCCGTCCGGCTCTCGAGGGATCCGCATCTCGCCTATCGGATCGGCGCATCCATCCATATCTCGACCTACGGGATGTACGGTTTTGCCATCCTGTGCTGTCCCGACTTTCGCAGGACGATGCAGTTCGCGACGCGGTACCACATGCTCGCCGCACCCTTGGCTGCGATCAGCTTCAGCGAGGAGAACGGATCCGCCACCTGGTCCATCGAGCCCAATCTGCACGCCACGACGGACCCCGCGCTGTATCGGTTCATCACCGAGATGCAGATCGGAATACACATCTCGCTGATGCGCGACGTCATGGGTCCCGCGTTCGCTCCGGACGAGATCTGCCTCGCCTACCCGGGCGTCGGAGACGCCGGCTTTCCGAAAGACGAACTGCGATGTCGCATTGGCTTCGCGAAACCCGCTAACAAGATCGTTTTCCGCTCCACATGGCTGGAGCAGGAGGCAAGTCTCGGCAACAAAACCACCTATCCGTCGATCGTCGCGCTATGCGATGACCTGCTCGACGATTTGATTTTGCGAATCGGCGTCGCCGGAAAGGTTCGCGAACTTCTGCTGACCGATATCGCCAACCCACCAACCTCCTCGGAGGCAGCCAGGCTTCTCGGCATGAACGACCGCTCCCTGCGCCGCAAGCTTCGGCAGCAGGGTCTTTCCTATCGCGGCTTGCTGGATGAGCTCCGCACCCAAATTGCGGTGAAGTATCTCCGCACGACCAGGCTCTCGAACGATGACATCGCCCTGGCGCTCGGATTCAGCGACGCCGCGAATTTCCGTCGCGCGTTCCATCGATGGACGAACAAGGCGCCAAGCGACATCAGGGCAGAATAG